The Cherax quadricarinatus isolate ZL_2023a chromosome 78, ASM3850222v1, whole genome shotgun sequence genome contains a region encoding:
- the LOC138855006 gene encoding LOW QUALITY PROTEIN: uncharacterized protein (The sequence of the model RefSeq protein was modified relative to this genomic sequence to represent the inferred CDS: deleted 4 bases in 2 codons): protein MPTPSPTPSPTPSPTPLPTPSPTPLPTPSPTPSPTPSPTPSPTPSPTPSPTPLPTPSPTPLPTPSPTPSPTPSPTPSPTPSPTPLPTPLPTPSPTPLPTPSPTPLPTPSPTPSPTPSPTPTPTPSPTPSPTPSPTPSPTTSPTPSPTPSPSLTPSRTPSPTPSPTSLPTPSPTPLPTPSPTPSPTSLPTPSPTPSPTPSPTHSPTPSPTHTPLPTPSPTPSPTPSPTPSPTPSPTPSPTPSPSLSHTPSPTHSPTHSPTPSLTYSFTHLLPHSPTPSHTPLPTPSPTHSPTHSPTPSLTYSLTYSLAYSLAYSSTPSPPSLTYSLTSSFTHLLPHSPTPSLTYSFTHLLPHSPTPSFTYSLTHLLLHSPTPSLTYSLTHLLLHSPTLSLTYSGNTELIYDDNNYVEQGNTELIYDDNSYVEQGNTELIYDDNSYVEQGNTELIYDDNSYVEQGNTELIYDDNIYVEQGNTELIYDDNSYVEQGNTELI, encoded by the exons ATGCCTACTCCCTCGCCTACTCCCTCGCCTACTCCCTCGCCTACTCCCTTACCTACTCCCTCGCCTACTCCCTTACCTACTCCCTCGCCTACTCCGTCGCCTACTCCCTCGCCTACTCCCTCGCCTACTCCCTCGCCTACTCCCTCGCCTACTCCCTTACCTACTCCCTCGCCTACTCCCTTACCTACTCCCTCGCCTACTCCCTCGCCTACTCCCTCGCCTACTCCCTCGCCTACTCCCTCGCCTACTCCCTTACCTACTCCCTTACCTACTCCCTCGCCTACTCCCTTACCTACTCCCTCGCCTACTCCCTTACCTACTCCCTCGCCTACTCCCTCGCCTACTCCCTCGCCTACTCCCACGCCTACTCCCTCACCTACTCCCTCGCCAACTCCctcacctactccctcacctacTACCTCGCCTACTCCCTCACCTACCCCCTCGCCT TCCCTCACTCCCTCGCGTACTCCCTCACCTACTCCCTCGCCTACTTCCTTACCTACTCCCTCGCCTACTCCCTTACCTACTCCCTCGCCTACTCCCTCACCTACTTCCTTACCTACTCCCTCGCCTACTCCCTCACCTACTCCCTCGCCTACTCActcacctactccctcacctacT CATACTCCCTTGCCTACTCCCTCGCCTACTCCctcacctactccctcacctacTCCCTCGCCTACTCCCTCACCTACTCCCTCGCCTACTCCCTCACCTTCTCTCTCACATACTCCCTCGCCTACTCACTCACCTACTCACTCACCTACTCCCTCACTTACCTACTCCTTCACTCAcctactccctcactcacctactccctcacacactcccttgccTACTCCCTCGCCTACTCACTCACCTACTCACTCAcctactccctcactcacctactcCCTCACATACTCCCTCGCCTACTCCCTCGCCTACTCATCTACTCCCTCACCTCCTTCActcacctactccctcacctcctctttcactcacctactccctcactcacctactccctcactcacctactccttcactcacctactccctcactcacctactcCTTCATTCAcctactccctcactcacctactcCTTCACTCACCTACTCCTTCACTCAcctactccctcactcacctactccttcactcacctactctctcactcacctacTCC GGTAACACCGAGCttatttatgatgataataactATGTTGAGCAGGGTAACACCGAGCTTATTTATGATGATAATAGCTATGTTGAGCAGGGTAACACCGAGCTTATTTATGATGATAATAGCTATGTTGAGCAGGGTAACACCGAGCTTATTTATGATGATAATAGCTATGTTGAGCAGGGTAACACCGAGCttatttatgatgataatatctATGTTGAGCAGGGTAACACCGAGCTTATTTATGATGATAATAGCTATGTTGAGCAGGGTAACACCGAGCTTATTTAA